A stretch of the Panicum virgatum strain AP13 chromosome 9N, P.virgatum_v5, whole genome shotgun sequence genome encodes the following:
- the LOC120688968 gene encoding uncharacterized protein LOC120688968 codes for MAFLIDDVLYKRSPSGVMQHCIAIPEGKELIWDIHTRVCGHHAAPRTLVGNAFRQGFYWPTAVADATEVVRTCEGCQFYPEKMHLPVHALQKIPITWPFAVWGLDLVRPLQKVPGGFTHLFGVSNSIITNNGTQFTGKKFLEFCNDYHIRVDWSAVAHP; via the exons ATGGCCTTCTTGATCGACGATGTGCTGTACAAGCGCAGCCCCTCGGGAGTCATGCAACACTGCATcgccatccccgagggcaaggagctgatctggGATATCCACACAAGAGTATGTGGCCACCACGCGGCGCCACGGACCCTCGTGGGCAATGCGTTCAGGCAgggcttttactggccaactgcagtcgccgacgccaccgaggTCGTACGGACCTGCGAGGGATGCCAATTCTACCCCGAGAAGATGCATCTCCCAGTGCACGCTCTGCAGAaaatccccatcacatggcctttcgctgtgtggggattggacctcgtcAGGCCGCTGCAAAAAgtgcccgggggcttcacccactt GTTCGGGGTTTCGAATTCGATCATCACTAacaatggcacccagttcacaggcaagaagttcttggaaTTTTGCAATGActaccacatacgcgtggactggtcggcgGTGGCGCATCCATAA
- the LOC120688969 gene encoding translation initiation factor IF-2-like: MCPEAGYVQLANRLGAQVEKAQKDGEKATRDRKRMRREAHEKDYRRQEREGLSQQTMPESTPDPDDSSSDEVDLEMFEDPNTGEAGGPLPAQQRAGIEASAAAAGEKEPAPATIEMIPVLTASRRSPTPAAGSRSPTPAAGRRLPTPAVGRRSPTPTVGRRVPTTAVRRMPMPVAAAAERTPVPTAGAVTLWQTPPRVQSLLIPVPFPAWFSRRATPAAAPLAPSKALKSGLGATPRTAAQPPTGGPQTVEATVTRYWEALARGAQSVRAQPDKSEAGRSSIEEAARSGAEGEAGRDSMEGAARSDTKEDTGRGSTGGAARTVPKKMGRPVGTHQSVPPAR, encoded by the exons ATGTGCCCCGAGGCGGGGTACGTCCAGCTG GCGAACCGCCTGGGCGCGCAGGTGGAGAAAGCGCAGAAGGATGGGGAGAAGGCGACACGCGATaggaagaggatgaggagggAGGCACACGAGAAGGATTACAGGAGGCAGGAGAGGGAGGGCCTCTCACAGCAGACTATGCCCGAGTCCACCCCGGATCCAGATGATTCTTCGTCCGACGAGGTGGACCTCGAGATGTTCGAGGACCCCAACACGGGGGAGGCCGGAGGTCCACTGCCGGCCCAGCAGCGGGCTGGCATcgaggcctcggcggcggcggcgggcgagaagGAGCCCGCGCCTGCGACGATCGAGATGATACCCGTGCTGACGGCGAGCAGGAGGTCGCCCACACCGGCGGCGGGCAGCAGGTCGCCCACACCGGCGGCGGGCAGGAGGTTGCCCACACCGGCAGTGGGCaggaggtcgcccacgccgaCGGTGGGCAGAAGGGTGCCCACGACGGCGGTCAGAAGGATGCCCATGCctgtggcagcggcggccgagagGACGCCCGTACCAACGGCGGGTGCAGTGACACTCTGGCAGACGCCGCCGAGGGTGCAA TCCCTGCTGATCCCGGTTCCCTTCCCCGCTTGGTTCAGCCGGAGGGCtactccggccgccgccccgctggcGCCGTCCAAGGCTCTCAAGTCGGGGCTAGGCGCCACGCCGCGCACAGCGGCGCAGCCCCCGACCGGAGGGCCTCAGACGGTGGAGGCGACCGTCACGAGGTACTGGGAGGCGTTGGCCCGGGGGGCCCAGAGCGTCCGGGCGCAGCCGGACAAAAGCGAAGCCGGCCGGAGCAGCATAGAGGAGGCTGCTCGGTCGGGTGCCgagggagaggccggccgggacAGCATGGAGGGTGCTGCCCGGTCAGATACTAAAGAAGACACCGGCCGGGGCAGCACAGGGGGTGCTGCCCGGACAGTACCGAAGAAGATGGGGAGACCGGTGGGAACACATCAGAGCGTCCCGCCAGCCAGGTGA